From the Vicinamibacterales bacterium genome, the window TGCTGTTCGCACGTCAGCAGGGCCTCGCCGCCGTTGGCGGCCGTCAGCACCCGATACCCAGCCGCGAGCAGCATGCGCACCACCACGTTGCGGACCGCCTCACCGTCCTCGGCCACGAGGATGGTCTCCGTACCGACCGCGGGCCGCTCAGGAGCGCGGCTCGTCGCTGATGACCCGGCCTCCTCGACGAAGCGTGGCAGATACACCTTGACGGTCGTGCCATGGCCAGGCTCGCTGTAGATCCAGATGTTGCCGCCGCTCTGCTTGACGATGCCGTACACGGTCGACAGGCCCAGTCCCGTGCCCTTCCCCTTCGCCTTGGTCGTGAAGAACGGTTCGAACAACCGCTCCCGCGTGGCGGCGTCCATGCCGCACCCGGTGTCACTGATCGCCAGGAGGATGTAGGGTCCAGGCACGACCACCACGTGCTGCGCCACGTACTCCTCGTCGAGGTCGACATTGGCGGTGTCGATCGTCAGCCGGCCCCCGTTCGGCATCGCGTCGCGGGCATTGACGACCAGGTTCATGATGACCTGCTCGATCTGTCCCGGATCGGCCCTGACCGGCCCGAGGTTCGGCGCCAGCACCTGCTGGAGATCGATGTCCTCGCCAATCAGGCGGCGCAGCATCTTCTCGAGGTTGATCACGACATGGTTGAGATCGAGCACCTGGGGCTCGAGCACCTGCTTTCTGCTGAAGGCGAGAAGCTGTCTCGTGAGCACCGCTGCGCGCTCGCCGGCCTTCTGGACCTCCAGGAGATCCTCCCGGAGCGGATCGCCCTCACGCAGGGTCTCAATCGCGAACGCCGTGCAGCCCAGGATGACGGTGAGCAGATTGTTGAAGTCGTGCGCCACGCCGCCGGCGAGGCTGCCGATGGCTTCCATCTTCTGCGACGCCCGCAACTGCTCCTCGAGCCGCAGGTGCGCGGTCATATCCCGCTCGACGGCAACGAAGTTGATGATCCGGCCCGTGGGGTCACACACCGGCGAGATGGTCGCCTCCTCGGTATAGAGCGTGCCGTCCTTGCGCCTGTTGACGATGCGTCCCTTCCACGTGCGGCCACCGGAGATGGTGGCCCACAGCTCGCGGTACCAGGCGGCGTCGTGTTGACCGCTCTTGAGGATGCTCGGCGTGCGCCCGAGCGCCTCCTGCCGTGTGTAGCCGGTCACGGCCTCGAACGTCGGGTTGACATACCGGATGGTTCCATCGGGGTCGGTGATGAAGATGATCTCCCCGGACTGCTCGATCGCCGCCATCAGCCGCTCGCGCTCTGCCTCGGCCAGTTTGCGCTCGGTGATGACGTCGAACACTGCCACGAAGTGCTCTCTCTCCGGCGAGTACACGGACAGGTCGAGCCACATGTCCAGGGCGGCGAGATAGAACTCGAATCGCTCGGGCTGGCCGGTCGATGCCACCCTGGCGTACCGTTCGAACAGGGCGGGATCGGTTTCGCGGATGCCGGGAATGACATCGGAGACCCTCTTGCCGGCGACCCCTTTCAATCCAGTCAGGGTCTCGAACGCGTCGTTGACGGCGAGGTAGACGAAATCCTGCGGCCGGCCGTCCTCGAACAGCATCCGACAGTAGGCGAATCCCTCCACCATGTTCTCGAAGAGCGTCCGGTAGCGCATCTCGCTCGCCCGCAGAGCGTCCTCCGCCTGCTTGCGCGCGGTGATGTCGGTGTGCGTGCCGGTCATCCGCGTGGGACGACCCGTCGCGTCCCGCGCAGACACCTTGCCGCGGGTCAACACCCACAGGTACTCGCCGGATTTGGCCCTGAGCCGCTGCTCCACTTGAAAGAACGGCGCCTGTCCGGCCAAGTGCGCGTCCAGGGCGGCGTTGGTGGGAGGGAGATCGTCGGGGTGCACCATGGCGTTCCAGGCCGTCACGTCGGCTGAGAATTCCGCCGGCTCGTAGCCGAACATCCTGCAGCCGCGCGGACTCAGGACCACCGCGTTCGTCCCCATATCCACGTCCCAGATGCCATCGTTGGCGCCCTCCAGGGCGAATTTCAGCCGTTCTTCGCTCTCCCGCAGCGACGCGCCGCCCCGAGGCTGGGGTTTCATAGGTGGATGCTCCCTCCAGCGCCGATTCGTTCAGGATGGCCGGTGCCCGTGTGCGGCATCGGCACGGTGCTCAGAAAGCGAGATTCTACCCGATCCGACGCATGTCGGACCGAGAGCGAGTATCCTGTTGCATGCCGTTCTCGAAGCTTCCCCTCCATCCCGATCTCATGCGCGGCGTCAAGGAACTGGGCTTCCAGCGCCCGACGCCCATCCAGGAGCAGGCGATTCCTCCCGCCGCCGCCGGCAAGGACATCATGGCGTCTGCCATGACCGGCAGCGGCAAGACCGCGGCGTTTCTCCTTCCGATCCTCAATCGCTTGATGGCGAAGCCGCGCCGGCAGACCCGCGCGCTGGTCCTGACGCCGACCCGGGAACTTGCCGCACAAATCTACGCACACCTCGAGGAACTCGCCGTCCACACCCCGCTCACCGGCGCAGCCGTCTTCGGAGGGGTCGGCATGGGGCCTCAGGAGCACGCGTTCCGCATCGGCGTGGACGTGATGATCGCCACCCCGGGGCGACTGCTCGACCACCTCCGGCACCCGTACGCCCGGCTGGCGGCCCTCGAAGTGTTGGTCCTGGACGAGGCCGACCGCATGCTCGACATGGGGTTTCTGCCCGACATCCGCCGCATCCTGAAGCAGATTCCCTCGAAGCGCCAGACGCTCTTCTTCAGCGCCACGATGCCCCGCGACATCATCGTCCTCGCGCGGGAGATGCTGCGCGATCCGGTGACCATCAACCTCGAACGGAAGTCCGCGCCGCCAGTCGGGATCACGCAGGCGGTCTATCCTGTCGCCCGAGAATTGAAGTCGGCGCTCCTCGTCGAACTCCTGACCCGCGGCATCATTGCCGACGCCATCGTCTTCACGCGCACGAAACATCGGGCCAATCGGCTCGCGGATTTCATTGCGCGACACGGTATTTCCTCGGCCAAGATCCATGGCAACCGCAGCCAGAGCCAGCGCACGGCGGCGTTGGCCGGCTTCAAGGCCGGCGACCATCGGGTACTGGTGGCAACCGATATCGTGGCCAGGGGCATCGACATCGAGGAACTGGGACACGTCGTCAACTTCGACGTGCCCGCCGATCCCGACGCCTACATCCATCGCGTGGGGCGCACGGCCCGCGCCGAGGCCACCGGGGATGCCTTTACCCTGGTCTCGCCCGACGAGGAAGATGACCTGCGCGCCATCGAGCGTGTTCTCGGGAAGGCGCTGCCACGCATCACGCTCCCCGGCTTCGACTACGCACGGAAGACGACCGAACGCCTGGAGATTCCAGTACGTGAGCGGCTGGCCGCGGCCCGCGCGGCCCGAGGCCCCCGCCAGGGCGGGCGCAGACCCGCCACGCCGGGCGCGGGCCCGTCTCGATTCCAGACCATCATCGACAAGCACGCGCCGATCGGGTCGCGATCCCGCAGCGGCGCATCGAAACCGCCGGGACGAAGACGGCCCGGACGCTGACGACCGAATGAGTCAACCTGTCACCATGAGCGCAAACGCCGAGCGACATACCGCCCACACCGAAGTCATCGCGGACCCGACCCCTGTCGGCCTGATCTGCCTGGCCGTGGGGTGCGCGGCCCTCGTGCCGATCGCGTTCGGCGCGGGCCTCACGCCCGCCGGCCTCAGAACGGCCGCAGTCTTCTGCCTCCTGTTCGGAGCTGGCGGTCAGCTCATCGCCGGGCTGGGCAATCTGTTGAACAAGAACCTCTACGGCGGAACGCTGTTCACGTCGTTTGCGTTCAACTGGGTCATCAATTGGTGGGTACTGGATGGCCTCTCGCGCGGGCAGGTGGCGGATCCGACGATCGTCTGCGCGGTTGACGTCTGCTTTCTCATCGTTTTTCTCGTGTTCACGTACGGCTTCGGGTTCTTCTCGTCGCTGCTGATGGCCTTCCTCGTTGACATCGATCTGCTCTACATCGCGCGGATCGCGAGACACCTTGGTGGAGGAGACTGGCTCGGCGTCGTCGCGGGACTCTGCACCGTGGCCCTTGGCGGCATCTCCCTCTGGATTGCGTTCGCGTTGCTGATCAATCCGACAGCCGGGCGCATGGTGTTTGCCTTCCCCGGGCCGGCGTTCCACCCCAGGTCGATCCCGCGGACAGAGTCCGATTCTGACGCTGGCCACTGAATCGGCGGCCCTCGTTTCGCCCTGCGGTTCGCCTCGATCCTGCGAAAGGCGTTCAAGTCGGTCATCGACACCGTTTGGGCGGGTTCAATCCGGCGAACACCAGCCGCGCCGTGCTCGTCTATGGGCATGGAGGTGCCGGACGTGCGAACCAGCCTCGTCTCCGATCTCGTTGTGGCCTGCCGGTCGATGCGAACCACCCCCGCGGCCGTTACCGCCGCGGTGGTCGCGCTCGGTCTCGGCATCGGGCTGACATCGGTCACCTGGAGCATCGTCTACGCCATGACGATGCGGGGCCTGCCGTTTCCTGGTGCCGACCGCATCATGTCCGTGGATCGACGGATCCGTTCGGGCAGTTCCGACGACCTCGTCCCGACCATGCAGCACGACCTTGCCGACTGGCGGGAACGCCAGCGCTCGTTCGAGGGTCTCGGCGCCTTCCAGCTGGTCAGCGTGAATCTCAGCGGATCGGCGCGACAGCCGGAGCGAATCCCCGGGGCGCGCCTGACGGCCAACACGTTCAGCCTGCTGCGCGTCCAGCCTGCACGCGGGCGGGCCTTCGTGGACGCTGATGAGGCGCCGGGCGCGCCGGCCGTTGCGATCATCAGTTCCACGCTCTGGTCGAACCGCTTCGGGAGCGATCCCGCCGTCGTCGGACGCACGGTGCGCGTCGGCGGCGTGCCGACGACCATCGTCGGCGTGATGGACCCAGACTTCCGGTTCCCGCTGCACCAATCGATCTGGCTGCCGCTTCCACTCGACCCACTGCCGGCCAGGCGAGGCGAGGGGCCGTCAGTTGGAGTGTTCGGGCGATTGCGGACGGGTGTAGCGCTTGCGACGGCTCGGCGGGAGTTCTCCGCTCTGGCGGACGACCTGCGGAAGCGCTTCCCCGATACGAACCGCGACACAGGCGTCAGCGTCGGGCCATTCGTGCTCCGCTACGTCACGGGCGGCGACGACAGGGCCATCGCCGGTTCCTACACGATGTTGGCCGCGGTCTTCGGCGTCCTGCTGATCGCCTGCGCAAACGTGTCGAACTTCCTGCTCGCACGCGCGGTCGTCCGGCGCCGCGAGTTGGCCGTGCGCGCCGCGCTCGGCGCGCCTCGTCGCCGACTGATGTCCTTGGTCCTCGCCGAATCCACGGTCATTGCGGCACTCGGCGGCGTGCTGGGGACCGGCTGCGCGTGGGTCGGCCTCACGTGGTTCCGTGGTGCGGCGGCGGACACCAACCCGCCCTTCTGGCTGAAGTTCGAACTCGATCCCCCGATACTGATCTTCGTGATCGCGGCCTCCGTGTTGTCGGCCCTCGTGGCGGGCGTGGTCCCGGCCCTCCGGGCGTCGAGGCCGAACATGGCCTCCACCCTGAACGACGTTGGTCGCGGCGGATCGAGTCTTCGTCTGGGCCGCCTCAGCCGGGGGCTCGTCGCGGTCGAGTTGATCTTCGCATGGGCGCTCCTGCTGCCGGCCGGGACGATCACGCGCAGTATCATCAACCTCCAGACGACCGACTTCGGCTTTGCGGTCGATGACGTCATGACGGCGCGCATTACGCTGCCGACGGCCGACTATCCGAGCGCCGCGCGTCGCCTGGCCGTCTTCGAGGAGTTGTTGCGCCGCGTGCAGGCCAATCCGGCCATCCGCGCCGCTGCAGCCGGTACCGACATGGCCGGCGGCGGCGGGAGTCGCGAGGGCATCGAGGTGGAGGGACGGCCGGTGTCGGACGGCAAGGCAGGATCGCAGGCAGGCGTGGTGGCGATCAGTCCCGACTATTTCACCGCCTCCGGCGTGGCGCTCCTCGAGGGACGTGCCTTCACCACGGCCGATCGAGCCGGATCCGCGTCGGTCGCCATCGTGAACAGTCGCTTTGCCGATCGTTTCCTGGCTGGCGGGTCACCGGTCGGTCGCCGCGTCCGGGTTCGAGAGGGCAGCTCGCCGGGACCGTGGCTAACCGTGGTCGGTGTGGTTCCGGACCTGTTCTTCGGCGGACTCAGGCCCAACAGCCAGGCCGGCCTCTATGTTCCCCTCGCCCAGAGTGAAGTGGTGGGCGCTTCGCTGATCGTCCGCACCGCGGGTCCGCCGGCGCCGATTGTTCCATTTCTCAGGGCTCAGACGTCGGCCATCGATGCCGAGCTGCCGCTCGATGAGGTTCGTACCATGCGGCGCGTCCTGTACGAGGCCACGTTGTTCGTCAGCCTGTTCGGCACGCTGTTCATCGCGTTCGGACTGACGGCGCTGGTCCTGACTGCGGTGGGGGCCTTCGGCGTGGCCACCTTCTCGGCGCGCCAGCGGACGCATGAGATTGGCATTCGCGTGGCGCTTGGCGCGACGGGCTGCCAGGTCGTGCTGTTGATGATGAAGCAGAGCCTGTGGCTGCTCGGCGGCGGCGGCGCGATTGGCTTGGCGTTCGGCCTCGGACTCTCGCGCCTGGTTGCCGGCATCCTCTATCGTGTATCCCCGGCCGATCCGTTGACCCTGGAGATCGTGACGGTCGTCCTCGTGGCAACCACGGGACTTGCGCACTTCTGGCCGGCGTGGCAAGCGGCGCGCCTCGAGCCGGTGGATGCGCTGAGGTAAGATTCCCGTATCCTTGTCGGTCCCCGGGGCACGGCGGGCGCCCCGGGCGGTGCACGAGGGAGGGGCGACCATGCCTACCATCCGACGGCCTGACGAGAGCGGCGGGCACGATCTCTCGGATCGAGTTCGATACCACCTCCGGTACTCCCTCATCAAGAACGCAGGTCAGGCCAGCCGGCGCGACGTGTTCCGGGCCACTGCCCTGGCCTGTCGCGAGCTGCTGGTGGACCGAATTATCGAGACCGAGCAGCGCTACGAGCACCGTCAATCCACGCGCCTCTGCTATCTGTCGATGGAGTTCCTCACGGTCAAGCGTGACAACAAGGACCGCCTGGCGAACTCGATCCAGAGCACGGCGTGGAGGCTTGGGCGCCTGGCGGCAATCCGACCGACAATACTCGCCAGGACTTCTTGCGGATTTCGAAACGTCTGCAGGTCGGACGTGATCTCGAACAGGGTGTCGAGGCTCTCCCAACTGGCTCCCAGTTCCTTCAGCAGGTCCTGATCCTCGTACTCGCGCTCGACGTGGTCCAGCGCGACGTCGACGAGCCTGCGTACGACCGGGCCGAGCCCCGGCTGCCCGCCGCGTTCGCAAAGGAGCAGCGCACCCACCGGCTGCTGCCGGTGACGGACGGGCTTCGACTCGCAGAGGCCACCCGAGCAGACGCAGCCGGAGTGCGTCACGATCCACTCCGTGCGGCCGTCCACCGTGACCGCGAGAGCGAACCCTCCGTGCTCGGCGACCGGCGCGGTCCTGGCGAACGGTTCGTCCGCGTGGTGGTGGTGGTGAAATTACGGAGCGGCACGGCGTCCCCGTCGTCAGAACGAGTGGCCTCGGCGCGAACCTTGTCCGACGCGAACGAAAAGTGCATCTGGACGATGACCCACGCGCCGTTTCGCTTCTCGAGCACGCCGGTCCAGCGCGTGTCCTTCCAGCCCGTGGGCTTGGCGTCCCACTCGGCCAGATCGTCGAGGATTGCGGAAAACCACGCGACGTCCCCAGAGCGCGAAAACGTCGTCCGCAGGTCGCGCACGTCGAAGCTGGTGGCCTTGAATCTGGGATTCATCCAGAACTCGAAGTTCTTGACGAAGGCGTCCCAGCCGACCGTCGTCGACTTTGAGTCCGGGTTGAACATGAAGAGATCCGGGTCGTGCGCAATGATGCGCTCGAGCAGCGGCCGATCCTTCGTGAGTGCCCAGCCGATGGAATCGCGGATGGCCTGCTCCACGATGACGCGGTCCCTGGCCCTGCCCTCGCTGGTCGCGTCCACCTTGCGCTGTCCGAGCGCGGTGGATGCCACCAGCGCGACGATCACGCCAATCCACACAAGTCCTGTGCGCATGCCGCCTCCTTGTCTCGCTGGTACATTGGCCGCGGCGGCACCAGTTGGGCCCTACATCCGTCCTCCATGCGGATTCGAATGCTATTCGCGAGTATCTGGCGAGGGAGTTCCTGCGCGCGGGACCCGAAGCGTCCACAGCGTGAGCCCGAGACCCATCCAGAGGCCGAGCGCCACCCACTCAGAAGCGGTGAAGCTGCCGGGGACGAAGGGCAGCACTTTCATGGCGATGAGGACGAGCGAGACCAGGACGCCTGCCGCAGCCATTGTGCGGCCCTCTCGCTCGCGCCGTGCGAGACAGGCGGCACACGCCGACAGCCACCCGATACCGGCCGCCAGCGACCCGACCTCGGTGATCGGCACGAGCAGCGCATCACCCAGCAGCGAAGCCACCGCGGTGAGGGCGGCGAGCATCCAGATCGCCACGGCCGGCGTCCCGTGGGAGCCGTGGACGCGCCCCAGCCCGCGGTGCACCAGGCCCCGGCGTCCCATTGCGAACAGCAGCCGGGTGGCCGCCACGAAGTTCCCGTTGAAGACCTTGAGCAGCGAGAGGAACGCGCCCGCCAGGATCAGCCTGGCGATCTGGTGCGATCCGAAGGCGCGCTCGAACGCTGCCTCGGTGCCGACGTGGCCCGCGACGATCTCGCGCCAGGGGTAGACGTACGACACCACGGCCACGATCACCACGTAGAAGACGACCGCCGCCACAACCGCGGCATACATCGCCTTCGCGAAATCGCGTGGAGGGAATCCGACGCGCGCCTCCTCCGCTCCCTTGACGACGGACTCGAAGCCGGTCATGAAATACGGAACGATCTGCGCCGCGAGGATGACGGACAGGATACCGCCGGCGAGACCCGGCCGCGAGAACAACGGCTGGAGGTTGGAGACGTCACCCCGTGCGAACCCCAGGCTGACGAAGACCGCGAACGCCGCCAGCAGTCCGAACGTCGTGAGATTCTGGAACTGGCCGCTCGGCCGGATGCCGCGCACGTTGACCCAGGCCACCAGGCCCGTGAGCAGCAGGCCCGCAGCCACCCTCGGCGCGAAGATCGTCTTGCCGGCAATCGTGTAGAGCGGGAACGTGTTGACCGCCGGGACAATCCGCCCGAGGAGGTTGCCGATCGCGACGGCCTCCCACGGGCACACGATGGCGTAGGCCAGGACCATCGTCCAGCCGGCCGCGAAAGAGAGGACAGGGGGGAACACACCCTCGGTGTAGGCCACTTCGGCGCCCGCATCGGGAATGCGCCGCACGAGGACGCCGTAGGTCGCGGCGACTGGCAGGAGGAGCAGGCCGCCGGCCAGGAACCCGAGCATGGCGGCGCCCGGCCCGCCTCGGCCGAGCCAGTCGTCGATCAAGACGAGCCAGCCGACACCGACCATCGAGCCGAAGCCAAATGTGAAGTACTCGACGATCGTCAGCCGCCGAAGGAGCGTGGGTGCAGTCGGCATCGTGGCGCGGGCGACTATCGCTTCTCCAGCAGGCCCTTCACGGCATCCTTGTGCACGAGGTAGCCGAGAACCTTCAGCTTCACGTAGTCCTCATGGAAGAAGTAGTAGCCGGGATGGTCGTTGTTCCAGGCGCTGCTCCACGAGTCCTTCACCAAGTACCAATCCTTGCCGTTCTTCTGCATCCAGCCGACGACGTGAAGGCCGTGGTCGTCGGTGGTGGTACCGTTGGCGAAGCGGAAGTGGCGCGCATTCGCATCGATGTAGGCGGACGGGATGTCCCAGGTCGGGACGACGGCGAGGCCGGGTGCGCCGATCGAATAGCCCGGTTCGGAGAAGTCGGCCGCGATCGCGATCGAGTAGCCCTGGCGGATTGCCTGCTTGAGCCCGGTCATGAACGTGTCGAGCGGGACGTTCAGATACTCCTTGCCGTGCCACCAGTTGTCGGGCACCTCGTACTCCACCGACTGGAAGTACGGCTTGTCGGTCATCGACAGCAGTTCCACGTAGTCGTCCAGGTTGATCCGAACCACCTGCTGGAGGTACTGCTGGGGCGTCAGCGACCGGCCATCCACCTCAACCGTCGAGGGCGGTACGCCGAGGTGCGAGTCGAGGATGGCGCGCACGGTCGCGAGAACCGCTTCTTCGTTCCACGCACCGGCGGACTTTACACCATCGAGGTAGGCCCTGAGCTCGGCGTACACGGTGGACTCGTGGTCGTAGTTCTTCGCGTCGCCCTTGAGCCCCGTGTAGACGGCCGCAGGCACCGCACCGTGCTTCCGCCACGCGCGAAGCACGGCGGCCGCTTGGGAACCCTCGCCGAACACCGACTTGCCGCGGCTCTGCACGAACCCGCGCGCCTTCTCGACGTACTCCCAGTAGATCGAGTGGACCACGGAGAAGCGCATCTCCCGTTTCGTGAGGCGGTAGACCTCCGACTCGAAGAAGGACGTCATGGAGAAGCACCAGCACATCCCGGAGAGCCCCTGGCACACCGAGGGCTGGTGCCACACGCTCGCGAACTCCGACACCGCCTTCGGAGCGTTGACGGCCGAGAAGTCGATCCACATCTGGTTCTTCTCGGGCACGCCAGCCGGCTTGCGAACCTCGCTCTTGATGGCGTCGAGCTTCGCGTCCTTCTTCGGCGCGAAGACGGCCTTGTCGCGCTGCTCCTGCGCCGCAACGGCAACCGTGGCGGCGACGCCGATGACGACCAGCCATGCGTGGACTCTCACGGTGAACCTCCGGTTGAAAGGGGCGTGGAGATTCTACAGGCGAGCGGAACAGTTCGTCGAGTCGCGCGCGAACGCCGTCCGTTTGTCGTAGGATGGACGAACGGGAGGCATCATGGCTACCGACGCCGGAGCGATCCTGAAGAACCTGCTCGGCTTCTACGACTTCGACGGCAAGACGATTGTGGCCGCCGGGGCGGGGGGCGGACAGTTGGCCGGCTACGCGTCTCGTGCGCGCCGTGTCGTGGCGGTCGATCCGGATGCACTCGCCATCGAACGCCTGGCCGAAGCGGCCGAGCGCCTGGGCATCGCCGATCGATTCGAGTACGTCACCGGAACGTTCGAGGCGTGCGATGTACGCGGCGATGTCGTCCTGTTCGAATTCTGCCTGCACGAGATGGCCGATCCCGCCGTCTCGCTCGCGCACGCTCTCAGCCTTGCGCCCGACATCGTCGTCGTCGACCACCTGGCCGGATCGGCGTGGGCCTACTGCGGCGACGAGGATGAGAAGGCAGCGAGAAGCTGGCGGGCCGTCGAGGCAATCGGCATCGCCGATCGGGCGGTCTTCGAGGCCGAACAACATTTCCGAGATTTCGAGGAGTTGAACAACCGGCTGCTCGGCCAGGGCGCGGAAAGCCTGCGCCGCATTCAGCCGTTCCGCGGCGACACGGACATCGTGATCCCGATGGTCTACGCCATCGTCCGCGTTCGGGGGGAGGCCGACGGAGGCTAGACCTCGGGCCTTCTCGCCTGCCGTCCGTCCCTGGAGAGCAGGGCGTCGGCCTCGGGTGGTCCCCAGGTGAACGCGGGATACTGGTGGAGCAGCGCCGAAGGTGACGCCGCGACGACGTCCAGAATGGGGGCAACGACTCGCCAGCCGGCTTCCACCATGTCAGCCCGGTGGAACAGCGTCGCGTCGCCGTTCATGCAGTCGTAGAGCAGCGTCTCGTAGCCGGTGTCAGGCGCGCTGGCGAAGTAGTCCGCGTAGCTGAACGCCATGTTGACCTCGCCGAGGCGCATCTGCGGACCGGGCACCTTGGCCTGGAACGCGAGGGCGATCCCTTCGTCCGGCTGGATCCGGATGACCAGTTGATTGGGATCGAAGCACTCCACCGGAGTGTCGCGAAACAGCTGTAGCGGCGGCCGACGGAACTGCACCGCGATTTCGGAGACACGCGTCGGGAGCCGTTTCCCGGTGCGCAGGTAGAACGGCACGTCCGCCCATCGCCAGTTGTCGATGAGCAGCTTGAGCGCCACGTAGGTTTCTGTCGTCGAGCCGGGCGCGACGCTCCGTTCGCCCCGATACCCGGGAACGGACTTTCCGCCGGTCTCGCCAGCCACGTACTGGCCCCGCACGGCGGTCGTCATCACCTCGTCTGGCGAGGAGAGGTGGATGGCGTGCAGCACCTTGACGCGTTCGTCGCGCACGTCGTCCGCCATGAAGGAGACGGGGGGTTCCATCGCGGTCAGCGCCAGCAACTGGAACATGTGGTTCTGTACCATGTCCCGGAGCGCGCCCGCTCCGTCGTAGTATCCGCCGCGGTCCTCGA encodes:
- the zwf gene encoding glucose-6-phosphate dehydrogenase; this translates as MNANCGKASSEPAPPVTNPCTIVIFGATGDLAKRKLLPALDNLAGRQVLPDRFNVLAVGRKPMTDEAYREKVLQDLRDFGTAPPDPVRWERFGPRLFYACEALDDLASYESLSDRLESLDRPGAPPPGYLFYLATPPSAMADIVLRLGAVGLLNEEPDRWRRVIIEKPFGYDLASAIDLNRQLRSDLAEHQIYRIDHYLGKETVQNLMAFRFANGIFEPIWNRRYVDHVQITVAETVGVEDRGGYYDGAGALRDMVQNHMFQLLALTAMEPPVSFMADDVRDERVKVLHAIHLSSPDEVMTTAVRGQYVAGETGGKSVPGYRGERSVAPGSTTETYVALKLLIDNWRWADVPFYLRTGKRLPTRVSEIAVQFRRPPLQLFRDTPVECFDPNQLVIRIQPDEGIALAFQAKVPGPQMRLGEVNMAFSYADYFASAPDTGYETLLYDCMNGDATLFHRADMVEAGWRVVAPILDVVAASPSALLHQYPAFTWGPPEADALLSRDGRQARRPEV